The Sander lucioperca isolate FBNREF2018 chromosome 15, SLUC_FBN_1.2, whole genome shotgun sequence genome window below encodes:
- the dachc gene encoding dachshund c isoform X1: MTTMATPAAPALLPAATLGHHPAPSSVSPATNSPPPAATSAASSPAPPVAHPALLHQFRADLLLANGTPLKTGGASLSSSAKPVYATPSPVESTPQNNECKLVEVKGAKLASFTVKDTELICLPQAFDVFLKHLVGGLHTVYTKLKRLDIAPVVCNVEQVRVLRGLGAIQPGVNRCKLISRQDFETLYSDCTNASSRPGRPPKRLQSVTEGGTHHMLSHSGLMHAGIIPPADLSALAKKIKLEAMASYHSNHNHGGPNGENGDPNHGLVLDQLPFMMMSHPLIPASLAPASVSMAMGQMNRLSTLASMANVAQLHAKPPARAPTSVIKERVCDSPSPSPSLDEAQMSSNHSSSVSSSPSHTERTAESTHPHDDGLPSSHNVLGHSPGVVHGTRETDGTSVEYSKENKRGHTDRDNSSLAAQTTRESCDRQVYHKPPSGCERVSYPAGQKLPAGLHHTPFIFPEGLSSIETLLTNIQQGLLRVAIENARAQEKQDQMERTELKMELVRERELRETLERQLSMEQKNRVLIQKRLKKEKRSKRRLQEALEEEVKLRDQAEHTLLHTANTHTGHQSSAAPPHTESVTQDMDGSNHDDNRLDTKATVQDWISFWISEGRVFLQTTGMY; this comes from the exons ATGACTACCATGGCAACTCCGGCTGCTCCAGCTCTGCTCCCCGCCGCTACACTCGGGCACCACCCGGCGCCGAGTTCCGTCTCTCCGGCCACCAACTCTCCGCCACCTGCGGCCACCTCCGCCGCTTCCTCCCCGGCTCCTCCAGTGGCTCACCCGGCGCTGCTTCACCAGTTTAGGGCGGACCTCTTACTAGCGAACGGGACCCCGTTAAAAACCGGAGGAGCTTCGTTGTCCAGCAGCGCTAAGCCAGTGTACGCCACCCCGTCGCCCGTGGAGAGCACGCCGCAGAACAACGAGTGCAAACTGGTGGAGGTGAAAGGTGCCAAGCTGGCCTCGTTCACGGTGAAAGATACGGAGCTCATCTGCCTGCCCCAGGCTTTCGATGTGTTTCTCAAGCACCTGGTCGGCGGGCTCCACACCGTATACACTAAGCTGAAACGGCTGGACATTGCCCCAGTGGTGTGCAACGTAGAGCAGGTTCGGGTGCTGCGGGGGCTTGGGGCCATACAGCCCGGGGTGAACCGGTGCAAACTTATCTCCAGGCAGGACTTCGAGACGCTCTACAGCGACTGTACCAACGCAAG TTCGAGGCCGGGACGACCGCCCAAGAGGCTGCAGAGTGTGACAGAGGGTGGGACTCACCACATGCTGTCCCACAGCGGTCTGATGCACGCTGGGATCATACCTCCTGCAG ATCTGTCTGCCCTGGCCAAGAAGATCAAGCTGGAGGCGATGGCCAGTTACCACAGCAACCATAACCATGGCGGGCCAAACGGAGAGAACGGTGACCCCAACCACGGACTGG TTCTGGATCAGCTGCCCTTCATGATGATGTCACATCCTCTGATCCCTGCCAGCCTGGCGCCGGCCTCCGTTTCAATGGCGATGGGCCAGATGAACCGACTGAGCACGCTGGCTAGCATGGCCAACGTGGCGCAGCTCCACGCCAAGCCCCCTGCCAGGGCTCCCACCTCCGTCATTAAG GAGCGAGTGTGTGACAGCCCCTCCCCTTCTCCCTCATTGGACGAAGCTCAGATGTCATCCAATCACAGCAGCAGTGTGTCGAGTTCACCGTCTCACACAGAACGCACTGCAGAAAGCACAC ACCCACATGATGATGGCTTGCCATCAAGTCACAATGTGTTGGGGCATTCCCCTGGTGTGGTGCATGGGACCAGAGAGACAGATGGGACCTCAGTGGAGTACAGCAAGGAGAACAAGAGGGGCCACACTGACAGAG ATAATAGCTCCTTGGCCGCTCAGACAACCAGGGAGAGCTGTGATAGACAAGTCTACCACAAACCCCCATCAGGCTGTGAGAGGGTATCTTACCCCGCAGGACAGAAGCTCCCAGCAGGTCTCCACCACACTCCCTTCATCTTCCCGGAAGGCTTGTCCTCCATAGAGACCCTGCTCACGAACATCCAG CAGGGTCTGCTGAGGGTTGCCATAGAGAATGCCCGGGCGCAGGAGAAGCAGGACCAGATGGAGAGGACGGAGCTGAAGATGGAGCTGGTCCGAGAGAGGGAGCTCAGAGAGACCTTGGAGAGACAGCTTAGCATGGAGCAGAAAAACAGAG TTCTGATCCAGAAGCGCCTGAAGAAGGAAAAGAGGAGTAAGAGGAGACTACAGGAGGCCTTGGAGGAGGAGGTCAAACTGCGTGATCAGGCAGAGCACACCCTGTTGCAcactgccaacacacacacag GCCATCAATCATCAGCAGCCCCTCCTCACACAGAGTCCGTGACCCAGGACATGGATGGGAGCAATCACGATGACAACAGGCTGGACACCAAGGCAACAGTACAAG ACTGGATTTCTTTCTGGATTTCAGAGGGCAGAGTGTTCCTGCAGACCACTGGGATGTACTGA
- the dachc gene encoding dachshund c isoform X2: protein MTTMATPAAPALLPAATLGHHPAPSSVSPATNSPPPAATSAASSPAPPVAHPALLHQFRADLLLANGTPLKTGGASLSSSAKPVYATPSPVESTPQNNECKLVEVKGAKLASFTVKDTELICLPQAFDVFLKHLVGGLHTVYTKLKRLDIAPVVCNVEQVRVLRGLGAIQPGVNRCKLISRQDFETLYSDCTNASSRPGRPPKRLQSVTEGGTHHMLSHSGLMHAGIIPPADLSALAKKIKLEAMASYHSNHNHGGPNGENGDPNHGLVLDQLPFMMMSHPLIPASLAPASVSMAMGQMNRLSTLASMANVAQLHAKPPARAPTSVIKERVCDSPSPSPSLDEAQMSSNHSSSVSSSPSHTERTAESTHPHDDGLPSSHNVLGHSPGVVHGTRETDGTSVEYSKENKRGHTDRDNSSLAAQTTRESCDRQVYHKPPSGCERVSYPAGQKLPAGLHHTPFIFPEGLSSIETLLTNIQGLLRVAIENARAQEKQDQMERTELKMELVRERELRETLERQLSMEQKNRVLIQKRLKKEKRSKRRLQEALEEEVKLRDQAEHTLLHTANTHTGHQSSAAPPHTESVTQDMDGSNHDDNRLDTKATVQDWISFWISEGRVFLQTTGMY, encoded by the exons ATGACTACCATGGCAACTCCGGCTGCTCCAGCTCTGCTCCCCGCCGCTACACTCGGGCACCACCCGGCGCCGAGTTCCGTCTCTCCGGCCACCAACTCTCCGCCACCTGCGGCCACCTCCGCCGCTTCCTCCCCGGCTCCTCCAGTGGCTCACCCGGCGCTGCTTCACCAGTTTAGGGCGGACCTCTTACTAGCGAACGGGACCCCGTTAAAAACCGGAGGAGCTTCGTTGTCCAGCAGCGCTAAGCCAGTGTACGCCACCCCGTCGCCCGTGGAGAGCACGCCGCAGAACAACGAGTGCAAACTGGTGGAGGTGAAAGGTGCCAAGCTGGCCTCGTTCACGGTGAAAGATACGGAGCTCATCTGCCTGCCCCAGGCTTTCGATGTGTTTCTCAAGCACCTGGTCGGCGGGCTCCACACCGTATACACTAAGCTGAAACGGCTGGACATTGCCCCAGTGGTGTGCAACGTAGAGCAGGTTCGGGTGCTGCGGGGGCTTGGGGCCATACAGCCCGGGGTGAACCGGTGCAAACTTATCTCCAGGCAGGACTTCGAGACGCTCTACAGCGACTGTACCAACGCAAG TTCGAGGCCGGGACGACCGCCCAAGAGGCTGCAGAGTGTGACAGAGGGTGGGACTCACCACATGCTGTCCCACAGCGGTCTGATGCACGCTGGGATCATACCTCCTGCAG ATCTGTCTGCCCTGGCCAAGAAGATCAAGCTGGAGGCGATGGCCAGTTACCACAGCAACCATAACCATGGCGGGCCAAACGGAGAGAACGGTGACCCCAACCACGGACTGG TTCTGGATCAGCTGCCCTTCATGATGATGTCACATCCTCTGATCCCTGCCAGCCTGGCGCCGGCCTCCGTTTCAATGGCGATGGGCCAGATGAACCGACTGAGCACGCTGGCTAGCATGGCCAACGTGGCGCAGCTCCACGCCAAGCCCCCTGCCAGGGCTCCCACCTCCGTCATTAAG GAGCGAGTGTGTGACAGCCCCTCCCCTTCTCCCTCATTGGACGAAGCTCAGATGTCATCCAATCACAGCAGCAGTGTGTCGAGTTCACCGTCTCACACAGAACGCACTGCAGAAAGCACAC ACCCACATGATGATGGCTTGCCATCAAGTCACAATGTGTTGGGGCATTCCCCTGGTGTGGTGCATGGGACCAGAGAGACAGATGGGACCTCAGTGGAGTACAGCAAGGAGAACAAGAGGGGCCACACTGACAGAG ATAATAGCTCCTTGGCCGCTCAGACAACCAGGGAGAGCTGTGATAGACAAGTCTACCACAAACCCCCATCAGGCTGTGAGAGGGTATCTTACCCCGCAGGACAGAAGCTCCCAGCAGGTCTCCACCACACTCCCTTCATCTTCCCGGAAGGCTTGTCCTCCATAGAGACCCTGCTCACGAACATCCAG GGTCTGCTGAGGGTTGCCATAGAGAATGCCCGGGCGCAGGAGAAGCAGGACCAGATGGAGAGGACGGAGCTGAAGATGGAGCTGGTCCGAGAGAGGGAGCTCAGAGAGACCTTGGAGAGACAGCTTAGCATGGAGCAGAAAAACAGAG TTCTGATCCAGAAGCGCCTGAAGAAGGAAAAGAGGAGTAAGAGGAGACTACAGGAGGCCTTGGAGGAGGAGGTCAAACTGCGTGATCAGGCAGAGCACACCCTGTTGCAcactgccaacacacacacag GCCATCAATCATCAGCAGCCCCTCCTCACACAGAGTCCGTGACCCAGGACATGGATGGGAGCAATCACGATGACAACAGGCTGGACACCAAGGCAACAGTACAAG ACTGGATTTCTTTCTGGATTTCAGAGGGCAGAGTGTTCCTGCAGACCACTGGGATGTACTGA
- the dachc gene encoding dachshund c isoform X3 translates to MTTMATPAAPALLPAATLGHHPAPSSVSPATNSPPPAATSAASSPAPPVAHPALLHQFRADLLLANGTPLKTGGASLSSSAKPVYATPSPVESTPQNNECKLVEVKGAKLASFTVKDTELICLPQAFDVFLKHLVGGLHTVYTKLKRLDIAPVVCNVEQVRVLRGLGAIQPGVNRCKLISRQDFETLYSDCTNASSRPGRPPKRLQSVTEGGTHHMLSHSGLMHAGIIPPADLSALAKKIKLEAMASYHSNHNHGGPNGENGDPNHGLVLDQLPFMMMSHPLIPASLAPASVSMAMGQMNRLSTLASMANVAQLHAKPPARAPTSVIKERVCDSPSPSPSLDEAQMSSNHSSSVSSSPSHTERTAESTHPHDDGLPSSHNVLGHSPGVVHGTRETDGTSVEYSKENKRGHTDRDNSSLAAQTTRESCDRQVYHKPPSGCERVSYPAGQKLPAGLHHTPFIFPEGLSSIETLLTNIQQGLLRVAIENARAQEKQDQMERTELKMELVRERELRETLERQLSMEQKNRVLIQKRLKKEKRSKRRLQEALEEEVKLRDQAEHTLLHTANTHTGHQSSAAPPHTESVTQDMDGSNHDDNRLDTKATVQEGRVFLQTTGMY, encoded by the exons ATGACTACCATGGCAACTCCGGCTGCTCCAGCTCTGCTCCCCGCCGCTACACTCGGGCACCACCCGGCGCCGAGTTCCGTCTCTCCGGCCACCAACTCTCCGCCACCTGCGGCCACCTCCGCCGCTTCCTCCCCGGCTCCTCCAGTGGCTCACCCGGCGCTGCTTCACCAGTTTAGGGCGGACCTCTTACTAGCGAACGGGACCCCGTTAAAAACCGGAGGAGCTTCGTTGTCCAGCAGCGCTAAGCCAGTGTACGCCACCCCGTCGCCCGTGGAGAGCACGCCGCAGAACAACGAGTGCAAACTGGTGGAGGTGAAAGGTGCCAAGCTGGCCTCGTTCACGGTGAAAGATACGGAGCTCATCTGCCTGCCCCAGGCTTTCGATGTGTTTCTCAAGCACCTGGTCGGCGGGCTCCACACCGTATACACTAAGCTGAAACGGCTGGACATTGCCCCAGTGGTGTGCAACGTAGAGCAGGTTCGGGTGCTGCGGGGGCTTGGGGCCATACAGCCCGGGGTGAACCGGTGCAAACTTATCTCCAGGCAGGACTTCGAGACGCTCTACAGCGACTGTACCAACGCAAG TTCGAGGCCGGGACGACCGCCCAAGAGGCTGCAGAGTGTGACAGAGGGTGGGACTCACCACATGCTGTCCCACAGCGGTCTGATGCACGCTGGGATCATACCTCCTGCAG ATCTGTCTGCCCTGGCCAAGAAGATCAAGCTGGAGGCGATGGCCAGTTACCACAGCAACCATAACCATGGCGGGCCAAACGGAGAGAACGGTGACCCCAACCACGGACTGG TTCTGGATCAGCTGCCCTTCATGATGATGTCACATCCTCTGATCCCTGCCAGCCTGGCGCCGGCCTCCGTTTCAATGGCGATGGGCCAGATGAACCGACTGAGCACGCTGGCTAGCATGGCCAACGTGGCGCAGCTCCACGCCAAGCCCCCTGCCAGGGCTCCCACCTCCGTCATTAAG GAGCGAGTGTGTGACAGCCCCTCCCCTTCTCCCTCATTGGACGAAGCTCAGATGTCATCCAATCACAGCAGCAGTGTGTCGAGTTCACCGTCTCACACAGAACGCACTGCAGAAAGCACAC ACCCACATGATGATGGCTTGCCATCAAGTCACAATGTGTTGGGGCATTCCCCTGGTGTGGTGCATGGGACCAGAGAGACAGATGGGACCTCAGTGGAGTACAGCAAGGAGAACAAGAGGGGCCACACTGACAGAG ATAATAGCTCCTTGGCCGCTCAGACAACCAGGGAGAGCTGTGATAGACAAGTCTACCACAAACCCCCATCAGGCTGTGAGAGGGTATCTTACCCCGCAGGACAGAAGCTCCCAGCAGGTCTCCACCACACTCCCTTCATCTTCCCGGAAGGCTTGTCCTCCATAGAGACCCTGCTCACGAACATCCAG CAGGGTCTGCTGAGGGTTGCCATAGAGAATGCCCGGGCGCAGGAGAAGCAGGACCAGATGGAGAGGACGGAGCTGAAGATGGAGCTGGTCCGAGAGAGGGAGCTCAGAGAGACCTTGGAGAGACAGCTTAGCATGGAGCAGAAAAACAGAG TTCTGATCCAGAAGCGCCTGAAGAAGGAAAAGAGGAGTAAGAGGAGACTACAGGAGGCCTTGGAGGAGGAGGTCAAACTGCGTGATCAGGCAGAGCACACCCTGTTGCAcactgccaacacacacacag GCCATCAATCATCAGCAGCCCCTCCTCACACAGAGTCCGTGACCCAGGACATGGATGGGAGCAATCACGATGACAACAGGCTGGACACCAAGGCAACAGTACAAG AGGGCAGAGTGTTCCTGCAGACCACTGGGATGTACTGA